In the bacterium genome, GTTTAGTTAAAAAACGATTCAAATAAAAACCCTTGCTTGCATAAAGAACATTATGGTAGATCACACAACACGCCAATGGCTCGATGAAAATGAGGTTCTCGAGCGCCATCTTCTTAATCGCTTGACCGCTGATGAAGTCGGCCGCCTTCAGAAACTCCTCCAATCTTTTCCGGAATTGACCGATGAATTGGAATTTCAAAAAATGATCCTCGCCGGCATACGTCACACTGGACGCGTCGAACTGAAAGAACGGCTGAAATCCAATGTTGGACAATCGGAAAGCCGCCGCCCGAAGACATTGGTTTTGTACAATTATATGAAAATTGCCGCTGCAATCGCCGTCCTGATTGGCGTTTCCTGGTTCGTATATTCCCGTATAGCTACAAAACCTGAACCGGTGCCGTCTGCAGATTTTAAAAAGGAAATAACGATCCCAAAAGAAGAGAAAGCAGAACAGCCAAAAGTCGAGAAGCCAATCGAAAATAAAACCGGCAGTCAACAACAAATTGCGTCTAAAAAAAGTACTGAAAAACAAAACTTGCAGGAAAAGCCGATTATCGTTTCAACTCCTTCAGAGACCACAGCTGTGAAGCATAGTCAGAAATTGAATATAGAGTCGTTAAAATTTCTCAAACCCAACGAATTAACCGTAACGGTAAATATTCTTGAAGAAAATAAAACACTCGAAACTAAATTATTTTTTAAGAATCCAACCGATTTAACGGCAGTCAATATTAAAGAAACGCAAGGCGAAAAAGACGGCCAATTGGAATGGTTTTACGTCATCTATGAAAACCGGGTTCTGAATCTTTATCTCGATAATACGCATTATCTTAAAGTTTTCAAGAATGCAGTCCTCGATGAAACTGCAGCTACTCTAACCATCAAGACTTCAACTGTTCAGTTCAATATCGACCTGAAATCAAAAGATAAATTCAAAAAGGCCGTTTTAACAAAGTGAACGGATTAGGCGGGATTATTCTATTGGGCGGAAAGTCCGAAAGAATGGGTACGGATAAGTATCTACTCCCGTTTTTTAATCTTACGCTTATTGAATATCTTTGTGATGAACTGAGCAAAGTTACAGATGAAATTATCTGCGTAACCAATGAGCCTGAAAAATTATACTTCTTATTTCATCATAAAGTAAGCGACATCCAACCCGTTCCGTCGGCATTGACCGGCATCCACGCGGGCCTTGTACATTCAAAATATCATTATAACTTTATTCTTGCGTGCGATCTCCCGCTTTTTCATGCTGAAGTTGTCCGGATCATGATAAAGCATGTTCGCGACGACACGCAAATCGTTGTACCACATTCTGAAAAAGGTTATGAATCTTTATGCGGAATTTATTCAAAAAAATGTATACCGCTGATTGAAAATCTCATTTCATCGAACGATTTACGTATTTCAGATTTATATACACAGACGCCAACGGTTTTAATCGAATCGAGTGAAATCGAAAGCACGACACATTCGGATGTTTTTTTTAACATGAATACGCGCGAAGACTATGTTTTAGCTTTGGAAAAATTTCAGAAAAGATGGGTTTAAAACAAAAAATCAGGTTGTCACGAAAAAAACTTCATGACAACCCGCATTATTAATTAGCGCATGCTGTTAGCATGATTCAGAGCTTCGTAGATATTGGGGTAATTATTACCGATACTGGGATCCAGTTGTAAAGCTTTTTCGAACATGGGCACGCATTGTCCGTATGCCTGAGTATAATAATAAGAAAAACCTAAAAACATATACGTAAACGGATCGGTTTGATCATAGCTGATCGCCTGGTCCAAGTAATAAGCCGCTTCACCATACGCCTGATTGTTGTAAAGCTCCATCCCGCGTTGCCGGTAAATAGCAAACAACATTTTCATTAGTTCCCCGTTGCCAGGGGTCATCTCCAGACCTTGGCGGCAAAAGCTTTCTGCATCCGCCGTATTACCTTCCATTTCAAAGGAAATTCTGGCCATACCATAATAAGGTAGATAGTTTGCTGAACCGGTTTGAATCGATTGATTGAAATTATCTTTTGCATTTTCGATTTGATACAAATTTAGAAAACACATTCCGATATAGGCCAACGCATCTGCTTTACCAACAATATTATTATTTTGTTCTTCTGCACTCAGAACCTGCTGATACAATGACAGCGCTTCCTCAAACCGTAAGCCTGTATAAGCCGTAGCCGCTTCATCCCACATGGTGTAAGTATCGATATGCTGTTCATTGCTATAACTGTCATCATAGGTCTGCGATGCAGTAAGGCTCCTGACCATTAAATCCTCAATTTCAACTTTCATATTCACATTTAAAAGAAAACCTATTTTATCACCGAAAAACTCCTCGAAAGGCGCCGTATTGACATATTCGCCGTTAATATAAAAGGTATATTGCGAACCTTCTTTTTTAATCGATAATAAGTTAGCTTCACCTTTCTTGATAGAAGAAGAGGCCGTCCAGTTGATTTGACTTACCCAAGTGCCATTTTGAAATTTTCCGTATTGATAATACCCGGTTCCGGACACACCAAAATAATACAGATTATTTTCGTCTTGCAATCCCCACATCACGCCATAACCGTAATCATCGACACCTTTGGTTTTCCGCATCGACGTTTCGATAATGAAATCTTCATAAGTATTGATCGAAGCCGGGACCCAACTGAGCCATGTATTAACAGTACGTTTATGTTCGAAATAATATTTTCCGCTTTCAACTTTCATTGAACGGGATTTATCATCTCCCAAGGCCCAGTTACGTGAATTGTCAGCAAACGTTTCTTCAAAAATGGGTGTCCCGGTCGGAGGCTGTTTGACAAGAAGATTGTCAAACTCCACTCTGGCTTTTGTATTCAATGCAAATCCTACTTCAGAGCCTTTAGGATATTCGTAATTGGTTTGTTCAACCAAATGATCATTGATATACAGTTTCAGTTGGTCACCTGATTTTTCAACCGTCAGCTTATTGAGCGAGTTATATTTATTGATATACGATGATGCCGTCCATTGAATAAGACTTGAATAGGTTCCATTCTCCCATTTGCCGTATAAATAATTTCCATCCCCACTGATACCAAACATGTAACAATTATTCGGATCTTTATATCCCCATAAAAGACCTAGACAATTGTTGTCCATACCGCTGGTTTTGAGCATATTCGTTTCAATCACAAAATCTTCATATTCGCTCAAACCGACGGAACGCGTCATCATCCACGTTTTGGAGTTCTTGCTCTCAAAGATATATTTGCCGTAAGCAACTTTCAGATAATAATCTTCAGTATCGCCTTCGTACCATGAATGGCCATTATCGGTAAAATCATCATTATAGACAATTCGGGTTTGAGCATTAGCCACTGATGAAATTAGCGCTAATCCGATTAACGTCAAAGCGATTCGGAGGTAGGAATGTGTTGTTTTCATTTTAGTGTTTTTTAAAGTGTCCGGTAGAGTTCTAAAACAAAAACCGTCCCACCGTTTGTATGTAACGGATGGGACGGTTATTTTCATACGTTTTTAATTAAGCCGGTGTGATGTCGCCTGTATCAAGATCCAGTGTGAACGTGAATCCGCCAAATTCGAGAATTGCTGTATCGTCGCCATCAAATGTGATTTTACCTTTGACATTTGTCTCTTCGAATCCTGGAATATTGGGATCAACGCCGTACTTGTAAGTAAATTCAATGGATCCGCTTTCGAGGGGATAAGGGTCTTCTCCAGGGGCTATGGTTAATGAAATAAATTTGATACCGTACGAATATTCGAAATCGTATGTAGGTTGTCCCGGTTGGCTTGTAGTTTCGATGTTGATGCCAAACCCTGCCGTACCATTTACCACAGCATTCCCAGTTGCATTGCTGAAACCTTGAATTCCTGACACATTAAGATCAACGTCGTAATTGTAAATAAATGTACCTTCACCCGCTTCGCTGAAATCCCATGCCAGATTTAAACCATAATCAAATGCATTGGTTTGGTCATTAGGATAGCCATTTGCATCAAAATGGTCGAAATCAATTTCGTAATGAAAATCAAAATCGCCGCTGCCTTCTTCCGTAAAGGTAGTATCAAATGTCCAAAGACCGTTGCCTTGATATCCGTTGGCCATTGAAGCATTAAATTTTCTGAAGCCTTTGGTTCTCTTTAAAAAGATCCCACCAATATCATCAAAATCACCGGTAAACGAAACACCTTGTTGAGCTATGGTCAACGCTAATTGATAAGCTAACCCCATTTGGCTTTCGGCAGCGCCATTCCATGCGGTTATAGCTTCTTCCTGCGTGTCAAAATTCGTCGGCCCTGATTCGTCTTCCCCGCATCCGACAAAAGCAAATAATGCCAGCACCACGAGTGATGCCAAAAATAATGAAAATTTGGATTTCATACTTCCTCCACTCTAATAATGAAAATGTTCCGCGTTATTGTTATTTCACGCGATTAATACCGTTTTATCACATTGGTAAACCGGTAATGGGTCTAGAACAAAATTATACGTTCAATTAACTCACTTGACAGTGATTACCGTCACAAGCGAACCTCCTAATTCAGTAATTTGTATGCAAAGATTTCTTTACCGTCTACGTCAAACGCTAGCCCATTTTTGGGAGAGACAAGGACAGGCTGAACGGCATCGCTTTCTTTTTTGGCTTTCCAGACTACTTGGTGGGTCGCTTCGTCTATAAGATAAAAGTTTTTATTGGAGCAAATCAAGGCTTTATGTACATCTTTAAAAAATAGCATTACGGCGTTGGTTCCCGCACCAAGCTCATAAGCCGATGACGCTTTGTCGAAACTGTCTTCGATTTTCCAGATAGATTTGCAAGGGTCGGATGCGTCACGCTGAATACCTGCAAGCCCATTACCGCCGCCCAATAATGTATAACCTGGACGTTCGTAAGTCACATTGACCGTTCCTAACTTGAGTTTATTCAATCTGCAATTGCCGTTTTGTGCTTTCTCCACCATTGCTTTATCGGTCATAACATCTACCAAATAAACAGGATCCATACCTTCGAAATCCTGATATTTCCAAGCAATTTTCCCTGATTTGGCATCAACAGCCACAAAACCAAAATCGCCTTTATCGCCATACACTACCGGTTTAGGACTCTGCGATCCATAAAGGATATTCTCATCCAAATAAAATCCTGTACGACAATAAATCATGTTATCTTTAACAACCATACCCTGACTGAACGGCAATTTAGCTACGGGGCCATTAACATCACAATCCCACAACTTTTTACCGGAATTCATGTCGATGGCAAATACTTTCTCATCGCCAGTAAGATACATGACGCCGTTGCTGATGACAGGATCGGGATTCAAATTCGTAAACGTTGTATTACGCATGGCGCTGAAAGCACCGGAATAAGCTGAAATAATGCCCGTCGCATTGACGGGTGGAACGATAGAGTAAGGATACATCAGTTTGTTGTTTTCAAAAGTAAAATCCCCTTTCATTTCACCCATTTTTCCAGCAACCCACTTGCCTTCCTTTAGCAATTTTCCATCATTAAGCTGATAGACGCATAATCCCATGTTTGTAACCATGACAACGAGACCGGCTTCTTTCGAAAAATACGGGCCAGCAGCCACTCCTTCGATGGTAGTTTTGGCCGAATTGCCGATAACGGACGACCAAATCGCGCGCGATTGGTTATGCCAAACGATATTGCCGGTCGACATATTCACACGATACATGTGAACGCCCAAATCTTTGTTCGTCATAAGGAAGGCGCGCTTTCCGGATACGACGATATGATCATCACCGTCCAGACGGATGACGCAACAAACTTGTCCGACAAACGCTCCATCGGCCGTGCGCCATAATTTCTTTCCACTCGCCGGATCGAATGTCAACAACGCACCGTTGATGCTGATCAAACCGCTGACTAATTGTTTTTGATCGTTGGTAATTTCGTAATAATCGGCTTCGGCAATTTCATCCTCATCTTTGACCGTCTCTTGCCATTGCAGTTGT is a window encoding:
- a CDS encoding molybdenum cofactor guanylyltransferase yields the protein MNGLGGIILLGGKSERMGTDKYLLPFFNLTLIEYLCDELSKVTDEIICVTNEPEKLYFLFHHKVSDIQPVPSALTGIHAGLVHSKYHYNFILACDLPLFHAEVVRIMIKHVRDDTQIVVPHSEKGYESLCGIYSKKCIPLIENLISSNDLRISDLYTQTPTVLIESSEIESTTHSDVFFNMNTREDYVLALEKFQKRWV
- a CDS encoding tetratricopeptide repeat protein, producing MKTTHSYLRIALTLIGLALISSVANAQTRIVYNDDFTDNGHSWYEGDTEDYYLKVAYGKYIFESKNSKTWMMTRSVGLSEYEDFVIETNMLKTSGMDNNCLGLLWGYKDPNNCYMFGISGDGNYLYGKWENGTYSSLIQWTASSYINKYNSLNKLTVEKSGDQLKLYINDHLVEQTNYEYPKGSEVGFALNTKARVEFDNLLVKQPPTGTPIFEETFADNSRNWALGDDKSRSMKVESGKYYFEHKRTVNTWLSWVPASINTYEDFIIETSMRKTKGVDDYGYGVMWGLQDENNLYYFGVSGTGYYQYGKFQNGTWVSQINWTASSSIKKGEANLLSIKKEGSQYTFYINGEYVNTAPFEEFFGDKIGFLLNVNMKVEIEDLMVRSLTASQTYDDSYSNEQHIDTYTMWDEAATAYTGLRFEEALSLYQQVLSAEEQNNNIVGKADALAYIGMCFLNLYQIENAKDNFNQSIQTGSANYLPYYGMARISFEMEGNTADAESFCRQGLEMTPGNGELMKMLFAIYRQRGMELYNNQAYGEAAYYLDQAISYDQTDPFTYMFLGFSYYYTQAYGQCVPMFEKALQLDPSIGNNYPNIYEALNHANSMR
- a CDS encoding PQQ-binding-like beta-propeller repeat protein, whose product is MVSSNPITVSGRLFWLVFLFLIPSLRAGDIPEVKPVWSLKTKNKLENFTEVLGGKAFFTREDDYVTVINADGKIRWEKKLEGYKSKYFSAVYDDQFMYGTKKGIVILSMEDGSEKGLITDVEVSEGFETLRTKYGLLQIFEKTTVFYDLQGKKLWKRDDQNMSAKNYMVFENGNFIAFYSKSVHMIDYKTGQSLWNRNDQGFTPDLYHQLKSGNFIAFYSKGFALIDFNSGNSLYSTNEETDGDLRYTWGWSEAETSPVVVFLKKRTVLISGKDGKELWSAAMRGSEERGGVKKTGDCIDFVGNTAVIYMEKQIAGVNALTGQLQWQETVKDEDEIAEADYYEITNDQKQLVSGLISINGALLTFDPASGKKLWRTADGAFVGQVCCVIRLDGDDHIVVSGKRAFLMTNKDLGVHMYRVNMSTGNIVWHNQSRAIWSSVIGNSAKTTIEGVAAGPYFSKEAGLVVMVTNMGLCVYQLNDGKLLKEGKWVAGKMGEMKGDFTFENNKLMYPYSIVPPVNATGIISAYSGAFSAMRNTTFTNLNPDPVISNGVMYLTGDEKVFAIDMNSGKKLWDCDVNGPVAKLPFSQGMVVKDNMIYCRTGFYLDENILYGSQSPKPVVYGDKGDFGFVAVDAKSGKIAWKYQDFEGMDPVYLVDVMTDKAMVEKAQNGNCRLNKLKLGTVNVTYERPGYTLLGGGNGLAGIQRDASDPCKSIWKIEDSFDKASSAYELGAGTNAVMLFFKDVHKALICSNKNFYLIDEATHQVVWKAKKESDAVQPVLVSPKNGLAFDVDGKEIFAYKLLN